The Coregonus clupeaformis isolate EN_2021a chromosome 35, ASM2061545v1, whole genome shotgun sequence genome includes the window CTGCTGCAACATTTATATTCAATACTATCTTGGCCTATATCGTTAGGGAAAAAAACGGATGTAAATGAAATACTGAGCCTACTCtcgctcacacacatacacacagtcgcACACTGTAGTACACACACTATAGGAAAGTCACACACTATATCAATCCATTCCACTTAGATAATGGGGTTCTGTATCATTTGGAATTAGTGGTTGTCCAGTTAATAATGCTATGTTTAGCCTCTCGTCATTTCCTTTTATTAGATTGTACCCCTCTTCTCCTTACGCATTCAGCAGAACCCCAATAAACCAGACTTCTTCTGATCAACTCAGACAGGGACACTTTCTGTATCACGATGGCATGCTGTGACAGGTTACCACTAATGCGGTTGTTATATGGTCTACTCAGGCCTCTCAGACACTCGGCCATCCCTCACCCTGGCTCTGAGGAGACGGTGTGCGAGACGCAATTCTTCTTATTGAGCCGTGCTGCCTTCGTAATGTGACTTTAAGAGCCACTCTGAGATTATGTCATTGGTTAACCAGCCTAAGTGGAGTCTGTCTGGTCAGATAGAGCTAATTTTTCCAGAAGCTGAACGAAGAACCAGATAGAGTACAGTTGCAGTACATTATGCCTGTATACAACAGGCAGATCTGATGGGATGGGAGCCATGTTGGATATAAAGATGCCACTTACTGTTTTCTTTCTTTTCAGTTATCATTATTTTCTTTGACTCAGCCGGTTTTGTAGATTGGTGAATACTTTAGGAAGAATTTATGTTTACATTTTTATGTGCACGATTTACAATTATGAAGAAGCATGAATCCATAAAACCAACCTAGCCTACAACCAAAAAAGCTCTCATAAGGTTCTTAGACCTTTAGGCCAGGGTTTTCCAAACTGGTGTCTTTATATCCAACATGGCTCCCATCCCATCAGATCTGCCTGTTGCATACAGGGCATAATGTACTGTAACTGTACTCATCAAGCTTAGAttttttgaatcagctgtgtagtgctagctCAAAAACCCAGGGGCTcctcaggaccgagtttgggaaaccctgctctaggcTACAGTTATATTGCGGTGAAACTGAGCGTCCCGTCCAACCCATACACATTCTCTGGGGTTTTGTGTCAGTGGCCTTtagacagtggtgtaaagtacttaagtaaaaatactttaaagtactacttaagtagttttttggggtatctgtactttactttactatttatatttttgactacttttacttttacttcactacattcctaaaaaaaatatgtactttttactacatacatttttcctgacacggaaaagtactcgttacatttttatgattagcaggacaggaaaatggtccaattcacgcactaatcaagagaacatccctgggtatccctactgcctctgatctggcggactcacggACTCACGAAGCACAAattatttgtttgtaaatgatgtcttagtgttggagtgtgcccctggctatccgtaaattaaaaagattagcttaatataaagaatttgaaacgatttatacttttacttttgatacttaagtatattttagcaattacatttacttttgatacttaagtatatttaaaacccaaatacttttagacttttactcaagtagtattttactgggtgactttcacttttacttgagtcattttctattaaggtatctttacttttactccagtatgacaattgggtactttctcCACCACTGCCTTTAGATGATTAGTAATACTGTGGCATTTACTGCGCCTCAGCCTGCCTCAGACAGCGCTGCTCAAGAGTCTGTTACCTGAGTCGGGTCTCAGTGAAAAGTGGTGTTACAGTACTGATGGGCCCGGAAACATTACTTTGATTGACCCAAAATGTACTTACACTAAATGGCCCAAAGATTACCTACTTACCACTGCAGACATAGCATACATCCAAACAGacttaggcctagattcaattAGTTCCAGCATTAGGGCTCTATTAGAGCATGATTTAAATGTTCCcatgttagcggagactgcattcatggtaaatgACCTTTACTTTTCTATCGCACAATCGCTAACGGTTCaacgatacagattgaatagagcccttaaccTGCGATAACCGACAACTGCATAGCTGTATTATTGCTTTTATTTCGGCGatgttggaggtgtaactgtgttGGGGCTGTCAAATCAGTGAGCGAATGCTCGTCGTCATTGTCACGAAACCACACCCGTCCTTAAATCCCACCcgtgttagaagttcagaatgagaaagtgtaggctatatagaaataatgactcTCAAGTTTAAAATCATTCAATTAAATAATAACGATTGATATTAGCCTAACCGAGTTGTAGATCAcccacattccagtgttcgaacttgtagCAAGGCTGCATAGGATTTATACTAATGCGATTCAGTGtatccaatggcaatgtccgctatAACGCCTGGAGCCGCTTGCTGATTTGGCAGCTCCAATGCAGTTACACCTCTGACATCTACTTACACCTACTTTCCCATCTGAAATACCCATGCCCAAATATATTTTAAGCATCAATATCACTAGTTCCACTGAATCCGAGCAGGATTATAGTAATACCAAGTGACTCCACGGCAATGCTGAAGTGGGACAGGAGAGCAGAAACATGCCAATCAATGAGAGGTCCATCTTCCATCCCAGCACTGGCAGGAAGCACCTTATCTGTAATCTGTATGCACGGATGACGCCGTCGCTGATCTCTATCCCACTCCTCCTCTGCACTACAGCTGTGTTTTGTCATTTTCTGTTCGTCAAGACACAAGTGCAAATTCATTACAATTAGCCCAGTCAGGATCAAAGTGGGCTAAATAAAACACCTGGCACTTGTATGGCTGTTAGGATTACTCACAGAGATGGTTCTGTGTTGCTTCTGCCACACTGATATTAGTTTCTTTTGCAATCACTTGTTGTCCTCGTTCCTTTTCTCCATTATTTTCTCTCTGATGTTTTTCCTCATTGTCTCTCAGGCCAGCTGGTTGGTGAAGCTGTGACCTATGCAGGGTTGTCTTGGCTAATGGTCCAGGGGCTGTGTCCTTCCAGGAGGGTATGCCTGTATCCCACCATGCCGCTGCTGGCAGAATGGCTGCTGTGCCACTCCTTGGTGGCATGCCTGCTGCTGCACAGCCTGGCGCTCAGCTCCACCACTGCGGGCCTCCACGGGGCGACCACCGGCTGCTCCGAGAGCTGCTACTGCTCCGAGACGGCCAACGGCGGGAGGGTGGTGCGCTGCAGCAACATGCGCCTGGCGGAGGTGCCACATGACCTGCCTAACGACACCCGCCGACTTTACCTGGATGGTAACCTCCTCACCACCATCCCCGCCGACGCCTTTGCGGGGCTTCCTTTACTCAATGAGCTGGACCTCTCCCACAATGAGCTAACTCAGATGGAGCCAGGGGCCTTCCGGGGTCTGGTCCCCTCTCTCAGGAGCCTGGACCTGTCCTCTAACAGACTGACCACCCTGGAGCCAGAGGTCCTGGGGGGACTGAGGGCTCAGGCCAACCTCACCCACAACCCCTGGCACTGTGACTGCCGCCTCCAGGTGGCTATGCCCCGGCTGGACCTGGACCCGGCCTCACTGGCCGGCGTGGTGTGCCACACTTCAGAGCCCAAGGACGTCGGCGTAGATACAGGAGTGCCCTTCGTCATGGTGGCGGCCGACCTGGACCTGTGCGCAGGGCTCAAGAGGACCACGGATGTGGCCATGCTGGTGACCATGTTTGGCTGGTTCACCATGGTCATTTCCTACCTGGTGTATTACGTCAGGCACAACCAGGAGGACGCACGGAGACACCTGGAGTACCTCAAGTCCCTTCCCAGCAAACTGGACAGGCCAGAGGAGTCCTCTACACTCAGCACAGTGGTGTGAGAAGTAAAATACCAGCCCTGGGTCAAATGTACTTTCAAATACTTGAGGTGTGCTTGATATAGCTTGATTGGTGTGCAAGGAGGTAGAGTTTACATGTTTTATAGTAGGTAAGCTAAATCAAGCGCACCTGTAGAATTTTAAAGTATTTGACATATATTTACCTAGGTCAGGTAGAGACACAGGAAATAACAGCCAAACACCTCAAAAGGATCAAAAAAGGAAGTGCCCAAACTTGGAAAAAGACCAggatactactgtactgtacacgtTTTCAAACTGTTCATCACCAGTATTCCATTGGAAACACAACACCTCACGGTAACATTTCATCCAAATAAATTCACATTTTTTGATTAATTAATGATATTTTGAAAAAAAATTCACATAGCAGTTTGTTATACAAATTAAGGAATTATTTTACACATACATTTGTGAATATTCTAAATGTATTTGCAAATCAGTCCCATTATTTATGTAAGATACTCTGTATTTGAAAATGTTTTAATTCCAACAAGGTATTGTAAGATTGTCAAATGCATAACTATTTCACCATGGACTGCCCAAGGGCACCGTTTTATTATTATTCAGGGATGCATGATGTCATAAAATGTCCCCATATTAGTCATAATACTGTACTTGACAGTATAACAGAGACTGCATTGTTCTTCCAGCAGCTGCACTCGTTGAATGTTGGATCTTTATTTTCTGGATGAGAACCCCATGTAACCATCAAACATTTTACCAGAAAGAATAAAATCATGAAATGCTCTTCATTTTTATTTTAGCCACAATACCATATTTATTCACAGTTGTATTGCATGTAATATTTCATTTCACACAAAGTCTACCTGAATATAtcacctttttatttattttaaatgaaCAATGTGTTCATTATATTGAGTTCTGATATTTGACATACCATAGTGCACGATGGCAAAACTAATTTAGAAATATGAATTGCGCAACTTCAATCAGTGGGTCCAACGAGTAATTCTTTGCCAAAAAAAATAAGAGTTTAAAAGAGTTCACTGTCTGAAGTCTTATTTCAATTTCCTCCAAGCCTCATGAATTTCTTTGATCTCACTAACAGGTATGTCTTTTAGGAACagactacacacatacacaactaaCAGCCACAATGCACAAAGTAAAACTCCACACCCTCAGGCTGAAATACAAATGATAGATTTTACCCTTGCTCAACGTTTGGAAACTGGGCCTGCCAATGGGATCACCCCTGGCCTCCCCCATCATGACGCAGGATGGGAATAAATacagaatggtgttttcctgtcCTActgacacctacagcacccgatgtcacaggaaggccaaaaatatcatcaaggacatcaaccacccgagccactgcctgttcaccccgctatcatccagaaggcgaggtcagtacaggtgcatcaaagctgggaccgagagaatgaaaaacagcttctatctcaaggccatcagactgttaaatagccatcactagcacataagaggctgctgctgcctattgaaatcactggccactttaagaaatggaacactagtcactttaataatgtttacatatcttgcactactcatctcatatgtatatactgtattctattctataatattctactgtatcttagtccatgccgctctgtcattgcttgtccatatatgtatatattcttaaattccattccttactagatttgtgtgtattgggtatatgttttgaaattgttatatattacttgttagatattactgcactgtcggagctagaagctcaagcattttgctacacccggaataacatctgctaaacacgtgcatgtgacaaatacaatttgatttgatttggaactATTAAAACCCTGCCCCTTGACCGTGGTACAGTATCTAGCCACAGTCTGTCTGCTTTTTGTCTGTCTTAAGCGCTCATTCGTGGAAGATGGGAataacctctctctttctctcatttatTTATCATCGTGGAAGTTAGTGGAGCTCTAATGGCCATGGCTACATACACACCACCAATCAGATGCTGAACCGTGAaggtcactcacacacacgcacatgcatacacacacacacataaatatagTTTACATACTAATTATACAGTATAGCCTGTTCAATCTTAAAAATGTAAATCTTAAAAATGTCAGTCATGAGCCGTACCAGACACGGCTACATTACCCTCATTAGCATGTGTTTATTTGCATGGACAAATGCACTCACTCACATTACCATACACACTGTAATAGGAGAAtgtctgtacagtcgtggtcaaaagttttgagaatgacacaagtattggtcttcacaaagttcgctgcttcagtgtttttagatatttttgtcagatgttactatggtatactgaggtataattacaagcattccataagtgtcaaaggcttttattgacaattacattaagtttatgcaaagagtcaatatttgcagtgttgaccctttttttcaagacctctgcaatccgccctggcatgctgtcaattaacttctgggccacatcctgactgatggcagcccattcaaGAAAATGACTtgaatcagtctgtccctgatgtttgtcctggagataagtggcttcctcgctgcccttcttgacaccaggccatcctccaaaagtcttcgcctcactgtgc containing:
- the LOC121550718 gene encoding leucine-rich repeat-containing protein 3B; translated protein: MVQGLCPSRRVCLYPTMPLLAEWLLCHSLVACLLLHSLALSSTTAGLHGATTGCSESCYCSETANGGRVVRCSNMRLAEVPHDLPNDTRRLYLDGNLLTTIPADAFAGLPLLNELDLSHNELTQMEPGAFRGLVPSLRSLDLSSNRLTTLEPEVLGGLRAQANLTHNPWHCDCRLQVAMPRLDLDPASLAGVVCHTSEPKDVGVDTGVPFVMVAADLDLCAGLKRTTDVAMLVTMFGWFTMVISYLVYYVRHNQEDARRHLEYLKSLPSKLDRPEESSTLSTVV